CTTTTTTTGCCTCAATTCTTTCTGACTATACCTTCTAAACTTAGTATACATCGCCTCGTCATTTGTGATCTGCTCATTAGTATCATCCCAGACTAGATATGCTTTGATATTCTCAAAAACTGGTCCTGATTGGGCCGATCGAGCTTTAAGATAGGCATTAATACAATGATTTTTAGAGTAGTAAAAGGCACCACCGATCAGGAATAAAAAAAGGCTAGTTGCAGCTATTATAGTTATTTGTTTTAGTTTCTTATGATGAAATGGTTTGGTCATCAACAGACCCCAACTTTCTATGTTTTTCTTTACTATTATATCATAAATGGCTAATGGATTTTCGAAGAAACCTAGATAGTTCACTGCCTATACATTTTTAGGGGCCGTTAAGCCAAAATTCAAGAGAGAATTCTCATAATATTTAGATAGCTAACAATTTCAAAACACTTCATAAAAGACTTGAATTTTTAAAAAGAGCATTTTATAATGTCTGTGAAAGCGTTATCGTTTACTAGGAGGATTCGCATGATAAACAAAAAAATATCACTTGGAGTTTTAAGTATTCTGACAGCCTTTTCGCTTCAAAGTGTTAGTTATGCTTGTACTGGTTTTATTATTGGCAAAGATTTAACCAAAGACGGTTCTCTTCTTTATGGTCGAACAGAAGATCTTGAGCCACACCATAATAAAAATTTCATTGTACGTCTAGCAAAGGACAATCCTGCTGGCGAAAAATGGAAAGACCTCTCTAATGGTTTTGAGTACCCGTTGCCTGAGCATTCTTATCGCTATAGTGCGATTCCTGATGTAACACCTAACAAAGGCGTTTATGACGAAGCTGGTTTTAATGAGTTTGGCGTCTCTATGTCTGCAACAGTATCAGCTTCAGCTAATGATGCCATCCAAAAAATTGATCCTTACGTCAAAAATGGCTTAGCGGAATCATCTATGACCAGTGTCATTTTACCAAGTGTCAAAACAGCCCGTGAAGGTGTCGCATTGATCGCTAAAATAGTCACTGAAAAAGGAGCTGCTGAAGGAAATATTGTTACCTTGGCTGACAAAGACGGCATCTGGTACATGGAAATTCTCTCTGGTCACCAATACGTTGCCATCAAATTCCCAGATGATAAATACGCTGTTTTTCCAAATACCTTCTATCTCGGACATGTCGATTTCAATGATAAGGAAAATACGATTGCCTCAGAAGATGTGGAAAAAGTCGCTAAAAAAGCCAAATCTTATACCGAAGTTGATGGTAAATTTCATATTGCCAAATCTTACAATCCACCACTAAACGATGCCAACCGCTCTCGCTCTTTCTCAGGGATTAAATCACTTGACCCTGATTCAAAAGTAACTTATAAAGACAGCAATTATGAGTTGCTCCAAAGCACTGATAAGACCTTCAGTCTAGAAGATGCGATGAAACTGCAACGTAATCGTTTTGAGGGGCTGGATCTTAAACCACTTGATCAGATGGCATTAGACGGTAAGGGTAAACCAAAATCCAAAAAAGCTGTTAAAGGTTATGCTTATCCCATATCAAATCCTAATGTCATGGAAGCTCATATTTTCCAACTGAAAAAAGACATCCCTGCTGAATTGGGTGGTGTCATGTGGCTATCTATTGGCAGTCCTCGTAATGCCCCTTACTTGCCATACCTTGGCAATATCAGTAGAACCTATGAAGCCTATCAAGAAAAAAGCACCCAATATAACGATAAGTCATGGTATTGGACGGTGTCACACATTAATGATCTCGTGGCTGCTCATCCAAAACCATTTGGAACTAAAGTGATTGATGAGATGAAAGGCTTGGAAAAAACCTGGATAGCCGAACAAGACAAAAGCACCAAAGAAATCAGTGACTTAGTCGTCAGTGACCCCAAAGCTGCTCAAGAAAAAGCTGATAAGATTTCACTAGATCGCGCTGAAAAAACCTTCAAACGCTTAAAAGCTATTGAAGCCAAGTTGGTTAAAGAAAAACCCAAAAACAAGAAAGGCTTGAATAGATCATAATACCATAACCCAAAAAAGCTTGTATCAACAAGTTTCTCCATAACTAGAGCTGAAGTCAAAAAATAAGGTCTCACACTTTGTGAAACCTTATCGGTATAGGAGGGGTGAATAAGATGGGAATCGGGTTGAGATAGCATTAGTTTAAGACGATACTTCTACAACCAAATACTTATCCTATTAAGGAATGACATTAGTATACTAGATAAGACTTAAAGAAACCTTAAGCCAAAAAAACAACAAGAAACCTCTTTCACCCCTTTTTTCTTATACTATACTAAAAGGTGGTGAATCTGGTGATAGCAACGGTTAGAGACTGGGGCAATATGTGTGTCAAACATAACGATATGATTTTATGACTCCATAGACAACACGATAACTTCCCAGGATGGGTCCAGCCAGAAGGTAAAGTCGAGCCCTGCGAATCTTTCTTTGAAGCGGCTTTATGAGAACTAAAAGAAGAGATAGATCTGACAGCTTTAAACCTTCAATTAAAGGGTATTTCTAGCTTTATCCAGCCTGACAAAAAAAGAGGGCTATGTCTATTATGACTTTCTATGTGAATCCTTTGAAGGAGAGCTACTGACAGAGTCGCGTGAGGGACTCCCAAAATAGCATGCCATAGCAGACTTAGACATGCTGGATATGCCAAAAGATATCCGTGAACATCTCCTTCTTATCAGTTGATGCTAGTTGAGCATGAAGTAACTGCTTCAAGCCATCACTATCTTGAATTGTGTTGTCACGATGAAAATCATGGACAGCATACATAAACTCATCAATGGGCATGTTACTTTCATCCAAAATCAGCATAAATGTCGATATGGTTAAGTCCGTCTCCCCTTTTTCGAAACGCGACAGCTGAGAGGTTGATATACCAGCCTTTGCGACATCTTTTAATCGTAATCCCTTTGATTCTCTAAAGGTTTTTTAAAATCTCTCCAAAATGATTCATCACAGACCTCCAACACCCATATATGGGAATAACTTTTCATTGACTCCATGATAGCACATGACAAAGAAAAACAATGTATTTTCCAATACATTAAAAGTCTGTAACCACAAAGATTGGCATTTTATATCACAACTAAAAAAACAAAGAT
The genomic region above belongs to Streptococcus pyogenes and contains:
- a CDS encoding C69 family dipeptidase produces the protein MINKKISLGVLSILTAFSLQSVSYACTGFIIGKDLTKDGSLLYGRTEDLEPHHNKNFIVRLAKDNPAGEKWKDLSNGFEYPLPEHSYRYSAIPDVTPNKGVYDEAGFNEFGVSMSATVSASANDAIQKIDPYVKNGLAESSMTSVILPSVKTAREGVALIAKIVTEKGAAEGNIVTLADKDGIWYMEILSGHQYVAIKFPDDKYAVFPNTFYLGHVDFNDKENTIASEDVEKVAKKAKSYTEVDGKFHIAKSYNPPLNDANRSRSFSGIKSLDPDSKVTYKDSNYELLQSTDKTFSLEDAMKLQRNRFEGLDLKPLDQMALDGKGKPKSKKAVKGYAYPISNPNVMEAHIFQLKKDIPAELGGVMWLSIGSPRNAPYLPYLGNISRTYEAYQEKSTQYNDKSWYWTVSHINDLVAAHPKPFGTKVIDEMKGLEKTWIAEQDKSTKEISDLVVSDPKAAQEKADKISLDRAEKTFKRLKAIEAKLVKEKPKNKKGLNRS